A portion of the Gossypium arboreum isolate Shixiya-1 chromosome 8, ASM2569848v2, whole genome shotgun sequence genome contains these proteins:
- the LOC108488885 gene encoding expansin-like B1, with translation MEFSLKLQYYCLVCVMVLLPALCYSKDYFVKSRATYYGSSDGLGTTSGACGFGEYGRNISSGNVAGVYRLYKNGVGCGACYQVRCTTNPQICTKKGVNVVVTDYGQGDNTDFILSHHAYEVMARPGTADRLFAYGVVGVEYQRVPCQYVGHKIQVKVHEYSRNPDYLAIIMLYQAGKSDILSVDIWQQGKWVEMRRSFGAVFDMPNPPLGAISLRFKVHDNAGIKWPKAVIPRNWKAGVAYDTDIQLQ, from the exons ATGGAGTTCTCGCTCAAACTTCAGTATTACTGTCTTGTGTGTGTCATGGTGCTATTACCTGCACTGTGTTACTCAAAGGACTATTTCGTGAAGTCCAGAGCAACTTACTATGGCAGTTCCGACGGCTTAGGCACTACAA GTGGAGCTTGCGGGTTTGGAGAATACGGAAGAAATATCTCTAGTGGCAATGTCGCTGGGGTTTATAGGCTCTACAAGAATGGAGTTGGCTGTGGTGCTTGCTATCAG GTTAGGTGCACAACAAACCCTCAAATCTGTACTAAGAAAGGGGTGAACGTAGTGGTGACTGACTATGGCCAAGGCGACAACACCGATTTCATCCTCAGCCACCACGCATATGAAGTGATGGCACGACCAGGCACCGCGGATCGTCTGTTTGCTTATGGAGTTGTTGGTGTGGAATACCAAAGGGTTCCCTGCCAATACGTTGGTCATAAGATCCAGGTTAAGGTTCATGAATATAGCAGAAACCCAGATTACTTGGCCATTATAATGTTGTACCAAGCCGGTAAAAGTGATATCCTATCCGTTGATATTTGGCAGCAG GgaaaatgggtagaaatgagAAGGTCATTTGGGGCAGTTTTCGACATGCCAAATCCACCATTGGGAGCCATCAGTTTGAGGTTCAAAGTGCACGATAACGCCGGCATCAAATGGCCAAAGGCTGTCATTCCTCGTAATTGGAAAGCTGGAGTTGCTTATGATACCGATATTCAGCTTCAGTAA